The nucleotide window ATTAAATTTTGACAGTCAATAAAGGAGATAGGTAATTATGAAAAAACTGAATATGTTGGTTTTGGGATACGTGTCTATAATAGCGGTTTTGTCGGGTATGGCTAATACGGCGAGCGGGGAAAAGCTTATGAATGCAAATCCTAACAGAGAAGTCACGGCTTTTAAGACAACCGCAGAGGTCGTAGTGGACGGTCGGTTAGAGGAAAAAGCCTGGCTGGATGCCCGGGAATATCACCTGACCCATTCCTTGTCAGGGGAAAAGCCTGCCGTTGATACCATTTTTAAGGTTCTTTACGATGAAAATGCAATCTACTTTGGAGCAATTTGTGAAGAACCAAGCATGAATAATTTAAAGGCAAAGTGTGAAAAGCGGGATGCAGGGGTTTGGGGTGACGACTGCGTAGAAATTTTCATAGACCCCTCAGGCGACGGCAGGGGATATTATCACTTTATTATTAATGCACTCGGTACAATCTATGATGCCCGCAATACCGGCAGCATTGAGCGCGATGCAACCTGGAACGCGGAGGGCATTCAGTCTGCGGGTTTTAAAGGAGAAACCTTCTGGAGCATTGAAATACGGCTTCCTTTTTGTAATTTTATTTCTCTCCGGACAGATGTATCAGATTCCACGTGGCGTTTTAATATTGCGCGGGAATATAAGGGCGGCGAGCCGTCTTTATTAACATATTTTCCCCTATCTGATTTTTCGGATAGTAAGAGTTACGGCCTATTACATGGTCTTGACGTGGACTATGCGAGGTTTCGCTGGCAGATTGGCGGGTTGAAACTTGTCAGCGTTAACCCCACCAAGGAAGGTTATCAGGCTCAATTAA belongs to bacterium and includes:
- a CDS encoding carbohydrate-binding family 9-like protein; this encodes MKKLNMLVLGYVSIIAVLSGMANTASGEKLMNANPNREVTAFKTTAEVVVDGRLEEKAWLDAREYHLTHSLSGEKPAVDTIFKVLYDENAIYFGAICEEPSMNNLKAKCEKRDAGVWGDDCVEIFIDPSGDGRGYYHFIINALGTIYDARNTGSIERDATWNAEGIQSAGFKGETFWSIEIRLPFCNFISLRTDVSDSTWRFNIAREYKGGEPSLLTYFPLSDFSDSKSYGLLHGLDVDYARFRWQIGGLKLVSVNPTKEGYQAQLTVNVENQTGRFCAFGLRGIAILPGGKQQSFIITDMFGGDAGQVQTLPFDCQIEQGGDLKLRILLEDVRSHKIVAWNESVVPVDTSPLTLKIKHPFYRSAIYATMDVKEVILELSALYQPGFKPDDRLIISLREGSSKVISQAEVNNPQKFIGEHSLSVPALAPGD